Proteins co-encoded in one Medicago truncatula cultivar Jemalong A17 chromosome 8, MtrunA17r5.0-ANR, whole genome shotgun sequence genomic window:
- the LOC25502017 gene encoding uncharacterized protein, whose protein sequence is MADWGPVIIAVVLFVLLSPGLLFQIPGRGKVIEFGNMQTSGASILVHAIIYFGLITILLIAVGVHIYTG, encoded by the coding sequence ATGGCTGATTGGGGTCCGGTGATCATAGCGGTGGTGCTGTTTGTGCTGTTGAGTCCGGGTCTTCTGTTTCAAATACCTGGTCGAGGAAAGGTGATTGAGTTTGGGAACATGCAAACAAGTGGAGCTTCCATTCTTGTTCATGCCATCATTTACTTTGGACTCATCACTATTTTACTCATTGCTGTTGGTGTTCACATCTACACTGGGTAA